From Camelus dromedarius isolate mCamDro1 chromosome 2, mCamDro1.pat, whole genome shotgun sequence, one genomic window encodes:
- the DAZL gene encoding deleted in azoospermia-like — MSAANPETPTSTVSREASTQSSSATTSQGYVLPEGRIMPNTIFVGGIDVRMDETEIRSFFARYGSVKEVKIITDRTGVSKGYGFVSFYNDVDVQKIVESQINFHGKKLKLGPAIRKQNLCAYHVQPRPLVFNPPPPPQFQSVWSNPNTETYMQPPTVMNPITQYVQAYPPYPSSPVQVITGYQLPVYNYQVPPQWPAGEQRSYVIPPAYTTVNYHCNDVDPGAEVLSSECSVHEATPSSGNGPQKKSVDRSIQTVVSCLFNPENRLRNSLVTQDDYFKDKRVHHFRRSRAVLKSV, encoded by the exons TCAGCTACGACCAGCCAAGGCTATGTTTTACCAGAAGGCAGAATCATGCCAAACACCATTTTTGTTGGTGGAATTGATGTTAGG ATGGATGAAACCGAAATTAGAAGTTTCTTTGCTAGATATGGTTCAGTAAAAGAAGTGAAGATAATCACGGATCGAACTGGTGTGTCCAAAGG CTAtggatttgtttcattttataatgacGTGGATGTGCAGAAGATAGTAGAA tcacAGATAAATTTCCATGGTAAAAAGCTGAAACTGGGCCCTGCgatcaggaaacaaaatttaT gTGCTTATCATGTGCAGCCACGTCCTTTGGTTTTTAATCCTCCTCCTCCACCGCAGTTTCAGAGTGTCTGGAGTAATCCAAACACTGAAACTTACATGCAGCCTCCAACCGTGATGAATCCAATAACTCAGTATGTTCAG gCTTATCCTCCTTATCCAAGTTCACCAGTTCAGGTTATCACCGGATATCAGCTGCCTGTTTATAATTATCAG GTGCCACCGCAGTGGCCTGCTGGAGAACAGAGGAGTTATGTTATACCTCCG GCTTACACAACTGTTAACTACCACTGTAATGATGTTGATCCAGGAGCTGAAGTTTTGTCAAGTGAATGCTCAGTTCATGAAGCTACTCCATCCTCTGGAAATGGCCCACAAAAG AAATCTGTCGACCGAAGCATACAGACGGTGGTATCTTGCCTATTTAATccagagaacagactgagaaactccCTTGTTACTCAAGATGACTACTTCAAG GACAAAAGAGTTCATCATTTTAGAAGAAGTCGGGCAGTGCTTAAGTCTGTTTGA